GAGCTCGCCGAAATGGCCTTGGATCGGGCAGGAGACCTCGGCGGCGAAGCTCGCCGGCGCCGGCCGCTCGCCCCATTTTTGATAACAGCCGCCGCCGTAGAAATCGACGGCGACTTCGAAGTGCTTGCTCGCCGCCGCGCCGAGAAAGGCAATGCGGCCGCCCATGCAAAAGCCGACGATGCCTAGGCGTGCGCTGTCGACATAGGAGCAGCCTTTCAGAAAACTCACCGTGGCGTTGATGTCGTTGAGAACATTAATATCGCGCCGGGTGTGTTTGAAGTTGGCGATATCTTCGGCGTTTTTCGGTTCCCCTTCGCGGTGATAATACTGTGGCGCGATGCCGACGTAACCGGCCTCGGCGATGCGTTGGGTCATGCCTTGGGTAAACTCGCCGACGCCGTCTTGATTCTGGCCGACAATGATCGCCGGAAAGGGCCCGGGCCCATCGGGCTGGCAAACATAAAGGCCCATCGGTTGGTTGTCGACGCTAACGGTTTCCCAG
The Deltaproteobacteria bacterium genome window above contains:
- a CDS encoding dienelactone hydrolase family protein, giving the protein MNGLLEGSILHVESLGIVMKNSWETVSVDNQPMGLYVCQPDGPGPFPAIIVGQNQDGVGEFTQGMTQRIAEAGYVGIAPQYYHREGEPKNAEDIANFKHTRRDINVLNDINATVSFLKGCSYVDSARLGIVGFCMGGRIAFLGAAASKHFEVAVDFYGGGCYQKWGERPAPASFAAEVSCPIQGHFGELDKNPPPDEMRKLDAELNRLGKSHEFYFYDNAPHGFNRAGWDGYRPEADKISWQRSQEFFAKHLAPSEQKKAASA